GCTCGACGCGGGAGCAACTGCGCGAGGGCTTCCGCTACATCGTTATGAACCTCGCCGCCTCGGCGCTGCTGGTGGTCGCGTGCGGGCTCGCGTACGGGGTGCTGGGGACGCTCAACCTCGCGCACCTCGCCCAGCGGTCGGCGGAACTGGGGCCGAATACAACCGTCACCGCCGTGGGGGTCCTGCTGCTGATCGTGTTCGCCACGAAGGGGGCGCTCTTCCCGTTGGGCTTCTGGCTGCCGGGCACGTATCCGGCGCTGCCGCCCGCCGTGGGCACCTTTTTCGCGGCGGTGCTCACCAAGGTCGGCGTGTACGCCCTGCTGCGGGTGTTCACGACCGTGTTCGCCCAGGAGGCGGGGGTGACGAACACGCTGCTGCTGCTGCTGGGCACGGTGACGATGCTGTACGGGGCGCTGGGGGCGGCCTCGCAGCGGGAGTGGCGGCGCATCCTGTCCTTCCTGGTGGTGAGCTCGGTGGGTTACCTCGCCTTCGGGCTGGGGGTGGGGACCGCTGAGGCCGTGCGGGCGAGCGTGGGGTACTTCGCGGTCAGCGTGCTTGTCACGACCGCCCTCTTCTCCATCGCCACCGTCGCCGAACGGGCGAGCGGCTCGCGGCTGGTGCGGGTGCGGGGGATGCTCGACGCGCTGCCGCTGCTCGCCGGGTGCTTCCTGCTGTGTGCGCTGACGGTGGCGGGGCTGCCCCCCAGCGGGGGCTTCGTGGCGAAGTACGCGCTCGTGCGGGCGGGGCTGGCCGAAGGGTCGCTCCTGGCGCTGCTGGCGGTGGCGAGCGCCCTGCTGAGCAGCCTGATCACCCTGTACGCGATGCTCAACGTCTGGCGCGGCTTCTTCTGGGGCCAGCACCCGACCTGGCTCCCGATCTACCGGGTGCCGCGTCCGCTGCGCGCCTCCGCCTACGCGGCCTCCGCGCTCGTGGCGGGGCTGACCGTCTTCGCCGGGCCGCTCTTCGCCCGGGCCGACGCCACCGCCGCCGAACTGCGGGACAACATGCGCTATATCCGGGGCGTGCTGGGCGACCGGCCCGTGGTGATTCCCGAGCCGCCGACCGGGGAGGAGGTCAAATGAGGGGCTTTACCCTCAACCTCCTGCTCGCCGTGGTGTGGGCGCTCTTCGCCGGGGAGGTCAGCCTGCGGGAACTGACCATCGGCTTCGCGCTGGGCTTTGCCATCCTGGCGCTGTTCCCCTGGGCGCTGGGCACGGGCGAGTACGTCCGCCGCGTGTTCGCCGGGCTGAGCTTCCTGGGCTTTTTCCTGCGCGAACTCACGGTGGCGAACGCCCACGTCGCCCTGCTCGCCCTGCGGTCCCGGCCCGAGCTCCACCCCATGATCGTGGCCGTGCCGCTGCGTGTGCGGGGTGAGGGGGCGCTGACCTTCCTCGCCGCCATCATCGGCCTGATGCCCGGCACCGTCGTCCTGGGCTTCAGCCCGGACCGGCGCATTCTCTATGCCCACGCTATCGGCACCCTCAGCGCCGAGAGTGCCCACGCCTCCATCCTGGAGGTGGAGGAGCGCCTGCTGCGGGTCGTCTCGCCCCACCCCGCCCCCCCGGAGGTCCGCCCGTGATCGTCAATCTCGCGCTCGGCATCGTCACCCTGTCCGTCCTGCTCGTCGCCTATCGGGTACTGCGGGGTCCCTCGTGGGGCGACCGCATCATGGCCTTCGACTTCCTGAGCGTGAACCTGGTCGTGCTGTTTGCCCTGATCGCCGTCAAGACCCGCCTCCTCGTGACCCTCGACGCCGCGTTGGTGCTGAGCCTGCTGGGCTTCCTGTCCACCGTGGCCCTGACACGCTACCTGCTGGTGGGGCGGGTGATGCGGTGAGGGGGGGCAGCTATGACTGACTTTTACGCGCTGCGGGACATTCCCATCCTGATCGGGGCGTTTTTCGTGCTGACCGCCGCCGTCGGATTGGTGCGGTTTCCCGACCTGTACTCGCGGCTGCACGCGAGCAGCAAGCTGGTCACGCTGGGCTCGGCGGGCATCTTTCTGGGCGTGGCGCTGGAACTGGCGGACGCGGCGGCCTTCACACGGCTGGCAGCGGTGCTGCTCTTCCAGTTCCTCACCACGCCGCTGAGTGCTTACCTGATCGCCCAGGCCGCCTACCTGCGGGGCCTCGCGCCCAGGCTGGACGGCACCGACGAGTGGGGCGCGCTGGGCCAGGCCGATCAGGTGGCCCAGGCGGACCGAGACACGCAACGGGCGATGGCGGCGGAGAGGCCGTGACCGGCTAGGCTATGTCCTCGACACCGAGACCAAGGAGACAAGACCGAAACTCTTCAAGGTAGCCTTCCTGGTCTGGGTAAGTTTCCCGAGGTAGTGAAATCCTGTCGCGCCGGGATGGCGTGCTCGTTCACCCCCTCTCCTGCGGAGCTGCACCAGTCCCAGCCTCCCTTCTCAAGGGGGAGGAGCAAAAATTACGTCTCGAAGCTACGTTCCAGAACGTGGAGTTGGGAAGTCACCAAAACGGACCGGACCATTGCCAGTGGCCCACTCGGTGAGCCTTCCCCTCACGCCGCAGGCCGCGCGCCCTTCCCCCGCGTCCGCCACAGGCTGACGACCACGCCGCCCAGGATGGCGAGGGTCACGCCCAGGCTGATCGCCGGGTCGAGCTTGCCGTAGAACTGGTTGTAGAAGATCTTGCCGCCGATGAACACCAGCACGAGCGCCAGCGCGGGCTTGAGGGCGGAGAAGCGGTGAATCAGGGCGTCGAGCGCGAAGTACAGGGCGCGCAGCCCCAGGATGGCGAAGATGTTGCTCGTGTACACGATGAAGGGGTCCTGGGTGATGGCAAAGATCGCCGGGATGGAGTCCACCGCGAACACGAGGTCGGCGGCCTCGACGAGCAGGAGGGCGAGCAGCAGCGGCGTGGCGTGCAGGCGCATCCGGCCCGCGGCATCGGGAAGGCAGGTGACAAAACGTGCGCCGTCGAGCTTCGGGCTGATCGGCATGACCCGGCGCAGGGCGCGGACGACGGGATGGCGCTCCAGGTCGGGCACCCCGTGGCCCCCTTTCACGAACAGCAGCCGCAGCCCCGTGAGCAGCAGAAACGCGCCGAAGACCCACATCACCCAGGCGAAGTTGCTCACCAGGGCGGCCCCGAGCCCGATCATGAGGCCGCGCAGCACGATCACGCCGAGAATGCCCCAGAAGAGGACCCGGTGCTGGAGGTGCCGGGGCACCGCGAGCGCCGCGAAGATCACGCTGATGACGAACACATTGTCGAGCGCGAGAGCCTTTTCCACTGCGAAGCCGGTCAGGTAAGCCATGCCGCTCCCTGGTCCCAGGACCACCCACACCCACGCGCCGAACAGCAGCGCGATAAGGATGTAGAAGGCGCTGAGCCCCAGGCTGGCCTTGACGCCAATCTCCTGCCCGGCGCCGTCCCAGCACCCCCAGGTCGAAGGCGAGAAGCCCTCCCACCAGCGTCAGGAACAGTGCCCACATCCACACCGGCTTGCCGAGCCAGAGGTCAAACAACCACGAAAAGCTTTGCTCCATAAGGGGTCGAGTCTTTCCGGCCCCCGCCGCGCGGTGCCCGCCTGGGCAGCCCACGAGAGGGCCAGACGGGATAGGCAGCCCGCACGGACGGCAGTCCTATCCAAGTCTGGCCCTTTGCTGGCGGGGGCCGGAGCAGGTGTCCTGCCCGAACTGACGGCCCCGCGCTCCCCACCTAAGTCTTCGGTGGGGCGGCTTACTCCCCCGGAGTGAATGCAGTCTGACAAGCGGGTGGCCCGATCCTCTGTGATCCAGGCAACAGCGCGCCCCGGAGACTAACCTTTGCTCAACCCCCCAGTGAGAACCTCAGCCCTCGCCGATCTGCCGCAGCCGCTCCACCCGCTCGGCGAGGTCATTCAGCCCCAGCCCCCGCAGGGCGCGGGCGCTGCGCTGGACTCCCGCCTCGTCCACCCGGTTCTCGTTCCATCCGGCGATCAGCATGGCGCAGCCCTGGAGCGCCTCGCCCACCTGCTCCTTGTGGAACATGGCAGCCAGGTTGCCGGGCTGCTCGGGCTGGGTCTGCTGGGCCTGCGCCTGCACGTCGAGCACGACCTGCATAAAGACCTGATCGAGCCGGGCGCGGTCGTCGGGGGAAAGGGCCTTGTCCTGGGTCATGCGGGCCAGTCTAGAGGGATGGGCGGCAAAGAAAGAGAGGTCCTGGGGGAACCTCTCTTCCACGTATTTCTCTGGGTCAGGGGAACAGCCGCACGATGGTATTGAAGCCCACGACGATCTTGCCGCCCGGTTGTAGGAGGACGTTGCGATTGTCGTCCACGGTTGCAAAGCCCGCGTTGCCGAATGAAGTGTCCAGCAGGCCAGCGGAACTGAGCCGCAGCACCGTCTTGTCATAGATTCCACTGCGGTCCTTATCTCTATTACAACCGCCCACCACCACCTTCTGATCGGCCTGCACCGCGATGGAGGGAACGCTGGCTTGAAAATCCGGCGGATTCAGCACATAGCCGTTGAAGGTGGAGTCTGACGAGCCGTCACCGCCCCGACGTTCGAATACGCAGTTGTCCAGGCTGCCCTTACCCGCAGCGAGCAACTTGCCATCGGCCTGCAATTCCAGGTCGGTCATCTGCAACACGGGGAAACGGTCATTGAGCCCCACGACCGAACCGTCGCCGTCAAACAAGGGGTCCGGGGCACCGTTTGGTTGGAACCGAACATAGACCCAATTGCGGTAGGGACCCGGATCGTACTGTTCGGCCACACCGCCCGCCACAATCTTGCCGTCTGGTTGCAGAATGAGTTGCTGGGCAACTGCGTTTGGGAAGCCAGGGAAGGTCGTGACGACGCGGCCACCACGGCCAAAGCCAGGGTCGAGCTGTCCACTGGGCAGCAACCGGACCACAGTGAAAGAGGCGACCGGACCTCCCGAGGGGTCGAAGCTGTAGCCAGGGAGGTCACGGGCACTACCCGCCACCACGATCCGCCCGTCCGGCTGCACTGCCAGCGTCCGGCTAACAGCGGGCAAATCATCCGTTTGCAGGATGCCGTCCTCGCTGAAGGTGGCGTCCGGCTCGCCGTTTGGCAGCAGGCGGATCAGGACCCCTGTAGGAGCGGGTTTGGGGTAGCTGCTCTTGCCCAGGCCCACGATCTTCCCGTCGGGCTGCACGGTGACGCGGATGGCCGTGTTTCCAGCTCCGACGTTTGAGGTGAAGCGTCCAGCGTTGCCGAAGCTGGTGTCCACACTTCCGTCCCGGTTGTACCGGGCGACAATGTAACCCGGCGCCATCGGCGTCCCCTCCACAGTTCCCGTTCCAAAGACGACGATCTTGCCGTCCGGCTGCACCACGGTGTCCGCTACCGTGAACCCCGGGGTGATCCGGCGGAAGCTCGGGTCGAGTGTTCCGGCCGGACTTTGAGTTGGTGGCGTTCCCGCCTGGCAGTAGATCAGGGGCGCGGCCCAGTCGGCATGATCGGAACTCGTCCCGTCACCCGCGTCCGTCACCACCATCCGCAGTTCGCGCTGCCCATTGATGGGCACATCCGCCCGGCGGGTCGCGCTCGCCCCCGTCATCACGCCGCTGTCATAGGCCTTCTGGCCGTCCAGGAACACCTGGAAGACCACGCTGCCCCGGGAGCCCACCTCGTCGTCCACACCCACGTCGGCGGTGAAGCGGGTGCAGGTGTTGCCCCGCGCGTCCTTGAGGGCAAAACGGAGTTCGCTGTAGGCGTGGGCGCCGAAGCCCCGCGCATAGGTCTTGCCGTTCAGCGTGAGCGTCTTGCCGTCCCCCGGATACTGCTCGCCGTTGCTGTGGTCGAGTTCGATGGGACCCCAGCCGTTCGTCGCCGCCAAGATGGGTTCGAAGTACAGGTTGTTCGCGCCGGGATCGAGGCTGAGTGCAACAACACCGTCGGGAAGCGTCCCGGCCTCCTGCCCTGGGGGTGTGGTCATCTGGGGGGCAGGACTCTGGCTGCACGCGAAGAGCAGCAGGGCCGAGGTCAGACCGAGGACGAGCCGGGGAACGGACGCACGCATACTTCCTCCTGAACGTGAGGGTTCAGACGACGAAAAGTGAGTGGACGACTCAAAGTGACATTTCTCGCACCGACCAACCTGATCTGGGCCTCATCACTGGACCATTCTTTTCTCATATCCAGTCAATGAGGGGAGCGCTCTCCTCCTGGGCGTTCGGGAATGCCGGAGAGGCAGGCTCCTGCCCAGACACCCGCACAGACCTTTTCCGGCCCCTATGAACTCGTCCGTTATCTTGGGGCATCTTCACCGGAGCAGTCCCAGACACGAGGAGGCGCGGGCATGAGGTACGAGCCGGGCAACAGGTTCTTCGACGAGATGTTCACGCCGGACGGGGCGGTGCGGCCCCACTACCAGGGCGTGCAGGGCTACATCGACCGCCAGGGCGTGGCCGAGTTCCAGCGGCGCCACCGCCTGCTCGACCTCGCGTTTCGCAACCAGGGCATCACCTTCACCGTGTACGGCGACGCGCAGGGCACCGAGCGGACCTTTCCCTTCGACCCGGTGCCGCGCATCATCCCGGCCGCCGAGTGGGCGCACCTGGAGGCGGGGCTGACCCAGCGGGTGCGGGCGCTGAATGCCTTTCTGAACGACATCTATTGCGACGCGCAGATTCTGGGGGATGGGGTGATCCCCGCCGAACTCGTCTACACCTCAGCCCACTTCCGCCGTGAGGTTCATGGGCTCAAGGTGCCGCAGGGCCTCTACACCCACATCGTCGGCACCGACCTGATCCGGGACGAGAAGGGCGAGTACCTCGTGCTGGAGGACAACCTCAGATCGCCCAGCGGCGTGTCGTACCTGCTCGCCAACCGCCAGGCGATGACACGCATCTACCCCGGCATGTTCGAGGGCCAGGGGGTGCGCCCGGTGGGGCACTACGCGACGGCGCTCCTCGCGCTGCTCCAGTCCATCAGCCCCCGCGAGAACGGCACGGTCGTGGTGCTGACCCCCGGGATGTACAACTCCGCGTACTTTGAACACGCCTACCTCGCCCAGCAGATGGGGGTGGAACTCGTTGAGGGCCGCGACCTCTTCGTGGACGGGGGCCGGGTGTGGATGCGGACGACGGGCGGACGGCAGCAGGTGGACGTGATCTACCGCCGCATCGACGACGACTTCCTCGACCCCCTCACCTTCCGGCCCGACTCGGCGCTGGGGGTGGCGGGGCTGGTCGAGGTGTATCGCCAGGGCCGGGTGGCGATTGCCAACGCCATCGGCACGGGCGTCGCGGACGATAAGGCGGTGTACGCCTACGTGCCCGACATGATCCGCTACTACCTGAACGAGGCGCCGCTTCTGAACAACGTGCCCACTTACCTGGGCTGGAACGCCGACCATCTGGAACACATGCTCGCCCACGCCGACGAACTCGTCTTCAAAGCGGTCGGCGAGGCGGGCGGGTACGGGATGCTGCTCGGCCCCTACGCCACCCGCGAGGAGGTGGAGACGTACCTCGTCAAGGTGCGGGCCAATCCGCGCGAGTTCATCGCGCAGCCCGTCGTGGGCCTCAGCCGCCACCCCACCTTCTACCCGGACACCGGGCTGTTCGAGCCCGCGCACGTGGACCTGCGGCCCTACATCCTGTGCGGGCAGGAGGTCACCATCGTGCCGGGCGGTCTGACTCGGGTGGCGCTGCGGCGGGGCTCGCTCGTCGTGAACTCCAGCCAGGGCGGCGGCTCCAAGGACACCTGGGTCCTCGACCACGACGGCCCGGCCACACCCCGGGGGATGAGCCAGCTCTGGCACGGCGACTCGCAGGGACAGTCGCAGAGCCAGTACCAGGGCGGGCTGGGGTCGGCGCCGGGGGGGCAGAGCCAGTCTCAGGCGCAGACAGGGGGCGGCGCCCAGAGCCAGTCGCAGCGCTACGGGCAGTCGCAGGCCGACGCGGAGGACTGGGGTACGCCCCCCGAAGACACGCCCACACCGGAGGACGCACCCGGTCAGCATTCCTTCCAGCAGGAGCTGGAGAAGGGCGAGCTGGGCCAGGGCGGGCACGACGGGGAGGACCGCTGATGCTGCTGCTCTCGCGCCTGGCCGAGAACCTCTTCTGGATCGGGCGGTACGTGGAACGCGCCGAGAACACCGCCCGCCTCCTGAACGTCAACTACTACACGTCGCTGGAAATTGGCGGACGCGCCCGTGAGTCCTGGCGCCCGCTGCTGGAGATGACGGGCGGCGAGGCGGAGCTGCGCGCGAAGTACGGGCGGGTGGACGCGCGCTCGATCAGCGCGTGGCTGGCCCTCGACCGCGACAACCCGTCGAGCATTGCGTCGAGCGTCCAGCGCGCCCGCGAGAACGCCCGCGGCCTGCGCGACCGCATCCCCTCCGAGATGTGGGAGGCGATCAACCGCACGTACCTCAACCTCTGCTTCCAGAATGAGGAGTTGCTCGACCGCGACGGCCTGTTCGAGTACTGCGCAGAGGCGCGCGACGCCTCGCAGTTCTTCTTCGGGATCGCCTTCGCCACCCTCCCGCGCGACGAGGGCTGGTCCTTCATGCGGGCAGGGCAGATGCTGGAGCGCGGCGACAACATGCTGCGGGTATTGCAAAGCCGCTACCGCAATCTGGAGAGCGCCGACCTGACCGACCCCAAGCAGCGGGCCATTCAGGACCAGCGCTGGGTCAGCATCCTCAAGGGGGCCAGCGCCTACGAGGCTTACCGCAAGCGGGTCCAGACCGGCATTGATCCCCTCCGCATCGGCCAATTCCTGCTGCTGGACGAATTCTTTCCCCGCAGCGTTCGCTACAGCGCCGAGAACCTGCACGACGCCCTGACCCAGATCGAGCGCCACCACCCCGGCGCCCACCCCGAGGTGCTGCGGCTCTCGCGCTGGCTGGTCGCGCGGCTGCAATACGCCGGGGTCACGGACATCCTTCACGAGGACAACCCGGCGCTGGCGGAACTGCTGGGCGACTTCAACCGGGTGGGCGCGGCGATCAACGCGGCGTACTTCCAGCAGGAATGAGGGGGAGGGGCCAGAGGCCGGGGCGCCCACACTCCCCGGCCCTATCTGCACCGGGTCACCTTCTCGCCCGCCCGGCATGGCAGACTGCCCGGCGGGGCCAGCCTGGCCGCGTCATCTGAGGGCCACATGCGCTGCGAGATCCGACACACCACCGAGTACCGCTACCCGAAACCCGCCTGGGACTCCTTCAACGAGGTGCGGCTGCACCCGTCGAACGAGGCGCGGCAGACCGTGCGGTCCTTTCACCTGCACGTCGAGCCGGAGGCCGAGATCACGTCCCACAAGGATTACTTCGGGGCGCTGGTGCATCACGTCCACGTGCATGAGGCCCACACGTTCCTGAAGATCACGGCGGAGGCCATCGTCGACACCCACCCGGTGCCCGACCCGGCGCCCGTACCCTTGTCCGAGCTGCGCGGGGTGCGGGGACGGTACACGGAGTTCCTGGTGTCCAGCCCCCGAGTTCCGGCGGGCGAATGGCCGGAGCTGTTCGGGGTGCGGCGCCCCCTGCCCCACGAGGACCTGCCGGGCTTCCTGCTGGAGCTCACGGGCCACCTCCACCGCCGCTTCACCTACGCTGCGGGCGCCACGTCAGTGAGCACCCCGCTCGCCGAGTTCGCGCGCCACGGCCGGGGCGTCTGCCAGGACTTCACGCACGCGATGCTCGCCGTGGCCCGGCAGCTCGGCATTCCCGCCCGCTATGTCAGCGGCTACCTGTACAGCAGCGGCGGGATGCTGGGCGCGGAGGCCACCCACGCCTGGGTCGAATGCTTCCTGCCGGGCACGGGCTGGCTGGGCTACGACCCCACCAACAACTGCCTCGCCC
This sequence is a window from Deinococcus apachensis DSM 19763. Protein-coding genes within it:
- a CDS encoding proton-conducting transporter membrane subunit produces the protein MSPLAWLTLAPILTPLGFGLGLLWPWRRPVRVGLALAGTGLTLAFALGLLLATADGTVLVGELGGWPAPFGIVMTADRLTAWVSVLGAVSALLAVWQAAADPDPAREKHHLFALMQFLFAGVQLSFLTGDLFNLFVAFEVMLVASYALAVLGSTREQLREGFRYIVMNLAASALLVVACGLAYGVLGTLNLAHLAQRSAELGPNTTVTAVGVLLLIVFATKGALFPLGFWLPGTYPALPPAVGTFFAAVLTKVGVYALLRVFTTVFAQEAGVTNTLLLLLGTVTMLYGALGAASQREWRRILSFLVVSSVGYLAFGLGVGTAEAVRASVGYFAVSVLVTTALFSIATVAERASGSRLVRVRGMLDALPLLAGCFLLCALTVAGLPPSGGFVAKYALVRAGLAEGSLLALLAVASALLSSLITLYAMLNVWRGFFWGQHPTWLPIYRVPRPLRASAYAASALVAGLTVFAGPLFARADATAAELRDNMRYIRGVLGDRPVVIPEPPTGEEVK
- a CDS encoding Na+/H+ antiporter subunit E, producing MRGFTLNLLLAVVWALFAGEVSLRELTIGFALGFAILALFPWALGTGEYVRRVFAGLSFLGFFLRELTVANAHVALLALRSRPELHPMIVAVPLRVRGEGALTFLAAIIGLMPGTVVLGFSPDRRILYAHAIGTLSAESAHASILEVEERLLRVVSPHPAPPEVRP
- a CDS encoding monovalent cation/H+ antiporter complex subunit F, translating into MIVNLALGIVTLSVLLVAYRVLRGPSWGDRIMAFDFLSVNLVVLFALIAVKTRLLVTLDAALVLSLLGFLSTVALTRYLLVGRVMR
- the mnhG gene encoding monovalent cation/H(+) antiporter subunit G translates to MTDFYALRDIPILIGAFFVLTAAVGLVRFPDLYSRLHASSKLVTLGSAGIFLGVALELADAAAFTRLAAVLLFQFLTTPLSAYLIAQAAYLRGLAPRLDGTDEWGALGQADQVAQADRDTQRAMAAERP
- a CDS encoding TerC/Alx family metal homeostasis membrane protein is translated as MGVKASLGLSAFYILIALLFGAWVWVVLGPGSGMAYLTGFAVEKALALDNVFVISVIFAALAVPRHLQHRVLFWGILGVIVLRGLMIGLGAALVSNFAWVMWVFGAFLLLTGLRLLFVKGGHGVPDLERHPVVRALRRVMPISPKLDGARFVTCLPDAAGRMRLHATPLLLALLLVEAADLVFAVDSIPAIFAITQDPFIVYTSNIFAILGLRALYFALDALIHRFSALKPALALVLVFIGGKIFYNQFYGKLDPAISLGVTLAILGGVVVSLWRTRGKGARPAA
- a CDS encoding NPCBM/NEW2 domain-containing protein, translated to MRASVPRLVLGLTSALLLFACSQSPAPQMTTPPGQEAGTLPDGVVALSLDPGANNLYFEPILAATNGWGPIELDHSNGEQYPGDGKTLTLNGKTYARGFGAHAYSELRFALKDARGNTCTRFTADVGVDDEVGSRGSVVFQVFLDGQKAYDSGVMTGASATRRADVPINGQRELRMVVTDAGDGTSSDHADWAAPLIYCQAGTPPTQSPAGTLDPSFRRITPGFTVADTVVQPDGKIVVFGTGTVEGTPMAPGYIVARYNRDGSVDTSFGNAGRFTSNVGAGNTAIRVTVQPDGKIVGLGKSSYPKPAPTGVLIRLLPNGEPDATFSEDGILQTDDLPAVSRTLAVQPDGRIVVAGSARDLPGYSFDPSGGPVASFTVVRLLPSGQLDPGFGRGGRVVTTFPGFPNAVAQQLILQPDGKIVAGGVAEQYDPGPYRNWVYVRFQPNGAPDPLFDGDGSVVGLNDRFPVLQMTDLELQADGKLLAAGKGSLDNCVFERRGGDGSSDSTFNGYVLNPPDFQASVPSIAVQADQKVVVGGCNRDKDRSGIYDKTVLRLSSAGLLDTSFGNAGFATVDDNRNVLLQPGGKIVVGFNTIVRLFP
- a CDS encoding circularly permuted type 2 ATP-grasp protein; translated protein: MRYEPGNRFFDEMFTPDGAVRPHYQGVQGYIDRQGVAEFQRRHRLLDLAFRNQGITFTVYGDAQGTERTFPFDPVPRIIPAAEWAHLEAGLTQRVRALNAFLNDIYCDAQILGDGVIPAELVYTSAHFRREVHGLKVPQGLYTHIVGTDLIRDEKGEYLVLEDNLRSPSGVSYLLANRQAMTRIYPGMFEGQGVRPVGHYATALLALLQSISPRENGTVVVLTPGMYNSAYFEHAYLAQQMGVELVEGRDLFVDGGRVWMRTTGGRQQVDVIYRRIDDDFLDPLTFRPDSALGVAGLVEVYRQGRVAIANAIGTGVADDKAVYAYVPDMIRYYLNEAPLLNNVPTYLGWNADHLEHMLAHADELVFKAVGEAGGYGMLLGPYATREEVETYLVKVRANPREFIAQPVVGLSRHPTFYPDTGLFEPAHVDLRPYILCGQEVTIVPGGLTRVALRRGSLVVNSSQGGGSKDTWVLDHDGPATPRGMSQLWHGDSQGQSQSQYQGGLGSAPGGQSQSQAQTGGGAQSQSQRYGQSQADAEDWGTPPEDTPTPEDAPGQHSFQQELEKGELGQGGHDGEDR
- a CDS encoding alpha-E domain-containing protein; translation: MLLLSRLAENLFWIGRYVERAENTARLLNVNYYTSLEIGGRARESWRPLLEMTGGEAELRAKYGRVDARSISAWLALDRDNPSSIASSVQRARENARGLRDRIPSEMWEAINRTYLNLCFQNEELLDRDGLFEYCAEARDASQFFFGIAFATLPRDEGWSFMRAGQMLERGDNMLRVLQSRYRNLESADLTDPKQRAIQDQRWVSILKGASAYEAYRKRVQTGIDPLRIGQFLLLDEFFPRSVRYSAENLHDALTQIERHHPGAHPEVLRLSRWLVARLQYAGVTDILHEDNPALAELLGDFNRVGAAINAAYFQQE
- a CDS encoding transglutaminase family protein, giving the protein MRCEIRHTTEYRYPKPAWDSFNEVRLHPSNEARQTVRSFHLHVEPEAEITSHKDYFGALVHHVHVHEAHTFLKITAEAIVDTHPVPDPAPVPLSELRGVRGRYTEFLVSSPRVPAGEWPELFGVRRPLPHEDLPGFLLELTGHLHRRFTYAAGATSVSTPLAEFARHGRGVCQDFTHAMLAVARQLGIPARYVSGYLYSSGGMLGAEATHAWVECFLPGTGWLGYDPTNNCLARERHVKIGHGREYSDVSPVRGTYYGGGRGELDVDVRVYAEQ